One stretch of Spirochaetota bacterium DNA includes these proteins:
- a CDS encoding ABC transporter permease, with the protein MDSIKKFIEKAGWPRIIIGIFLIILFACAPLVKLNLARSISDTLVRVGMNATMVLALVPMVQSGCGLNFGLPLGYLAGILGALLSIELNLTGIFGLFAAIFMAIPFAILFGWAYGNLLNKVKGDEMMIATYVGFSSVSFFCILWLLLPFKSPVMVWGYAGKGLRTTISVQKFWQSALSDILAFRIGENFYFPTGMFLFFALMCFLIWAFFHTKTGTAMTAVGSNPDYARASGVNIDKIRTLSVIMSTVLGAIGIIIYEQSYGFIQIYNGPFYLGFPAVAAILLGGASVHKATIANVLIGAFLFQGILTMAPSVINSALKTDMSEIFRIIISMGMILYALTRKTKVRG; encoded by the coding sequence ATGGATAGTATTAAAAAATTTATAGAAAAAGCAGGATGGCCAAGGATTATTATAGGAATATTTTTAATAATTCTTTTCGCTTGTGCACCACTTGTTAAGCTAAATTTAGCTAGGTCTATTTCAGATACTCTTGTAAGAGTTGGTATGAATGCTACTATGGTACTAGCTTTAGTTCCTATGGTTCAATCAGGTTGTGGTTTAAATTTTGGTTTACCTCTTGGTTATTTAGCTGGTATTTTAGGTGCCTTATTATCTATAGAACTTAATCTAACAGGTATTTTTGGTCTTTTTGCTGCAATTTTTATGGCAATACCCTTTGCTATTTTATTTGGATGGGCATATGGCAATCTTTTAAATAAAGTAAAAGGTGATGAGATGATGATCGCAACTTATGTTGGATTTTCTTCTGTTTCATTTTTCTGTATTTTGTGGTTATTATTGCCTTTTAAAAGCCCAGTAATGGTTTGGGGATATGCAGGGAAGGGACTTAGAACAACTATATCTGTTCAAAAATTCTGGCAATCAGCTTTATCTGATATTTTAGCTTTTAGAATTGGTGAAAATTTTTATTTCCCTACAGGAATGTTTTTGTTTTTTGCTTTAATGTGCTTTTTAATTTGGGCTTTTTTTCACACAAAAACAGGTACTGCTATGACTGCAGTTGGCTCAAATCCTGACTATGCAAGAGCATCTGGTGTTAATATAGATAAAATTAGAACTCTTTCAGTTATAATGTCTACAGTTTTAGGTGCTATAGGTATAATAATTTATGAACAAAGTTATGGTTTCATTCAAATTTACAATGGGCCTTTTTATCTGGGTTTTCCAGCAGTTGCTGCTATCTTACTTGGAGGAGCTTCTGTTCATAAAGCAACCATAGCAAATGTGTTAATCGGAGCTTTTCTCTTTCAAGGAATCTTAACAATGGCTCCATCAGTAATAAATAGTGCATTAAAAACTGACATGTCAGAAATATTTAGAATAATTATATCTATGGGAATGATCCTTTATGCTTTAACAAGAAAAACAAAAGTAAGAGGATAA
- a CDS encoding sugar ABC transporter ATP-binding protein — MGKILEMKNITKDFFGNVVLNNVNLYLEKGEVLGLVGENGAGKSTLMKILFGMPIINQTGGYRGEILIEDKKCEFNSPFEAINAGIGMVHQEFSLLPGFTAKENICLNKEPLKYNFLVELFGERMKTIDFVELRNRASKAIEMLGINIDPDMLVSEMPVGHKQFTEIARELERETTKILILDEPTAVLTEKEAEILLTSLRNLAKKGISVIFISHRLNEVLSVSDRIVVLRDGKVVGEAKTKNTDMKQIVHWMVGREIKEEAKRRTNLNTYNEKPLLEVRNLWVDMPGENVYDVSFDVYKGEIFGIGGLAGQGKLGIPNGIMGLYPSGGEVYFEGKKIDINNTKKVIENGFAFVSEDRRGVGLLLEEPIDWNIGFTAMQIQNKYIKNLLGGLIKWRNDRELEELANYYIKKFEIKCVSSKQNVQELSGGNQQKVCLAKAFALNPKVLFVSEPTRGIDVGAKKLVLETIKEYNREHGTTIVIISSELEELRSICDRIAIVDDGRVSGILPSDSSLDDFGLLMVGQKV; from the coding sequence ATGGGAAAAATTCTTGAAATGAAAAATATAACAAAAGATTTTTTTGGAAATGTAGTTTTAAACAATGTAAATTTATATCTTGAAAAAGGCGAAGTTCTCGGCCTTGTAGGTGAAAATGGGGCAGGTAAAAGTACGCTAATGAAAATTCTTTTTGGAATGCCAATAATTAATCAAACTGGTGGATATAGGGGAGAAATACTTATTGAAGATAAAAAATGTGAGTTTAATTCACCTTTTGAAGCTATAAATGCAGGAATAGGAATGGTTCATCAAGAGTTTTCATTATTACCTGGCTTTACTGCAAAAGAAAATATTTGTTTAAATAAGGAACCATTAAAATACAATTTCTTAGTTGAGCTTTTTGGTGAAAGAATGAAAACTATTGATTTTGTTGAACTTAGAAATAGAGCTTCCAAAGCAATTGAAATGCTAGGAATTAATATAGATCCAGATATGCTTGTTTCAGAAATGCCTGTTGGTCATAAACAGTTTACTGAAATTGCAAGAGAATTGGAAAGGGAAACTACGAAAATACTCATATTAGATGAGCCTACTGCTGTATTAACTGAGAAAGAAGCAGAAATATTATTAACTTCATTAAGAAATTTAGCTAAAAAAGGAATTTCAGTAATTTTTATAAGTCATAGATTAAATGAGGTTCTAAGTGTTTCAGATAGAATTGTTGTATTGAGAGATGGTAAAGTTGTAGGTGAGGCAAAAACTAAAAATACTGATATGAAACAGATAGTTCATTGGATGGTAGGTAGGGAGATTAAAGAGGAAGCAAAAAGGAGAACAAATTTAAATACTTATAATGAGAAACCTTTATTAGAAGTTAGAAATTTATGGGTCGATATGCCTGGGGAGAATGTTTATGATGTTTCTTTTGATGTTTATAAGGGAGAAATATTTGGAATAGGAGGATTGGCTGGTCAAGGGAAACTCGGTATACCTAATGGAATAATGGGATTATATCCATCTGGTGGTGAAGTATATTTTGAAGGCAAAAAAATTGATATAAATAATACTAAAAAAGTAATAGAAAACGGTTTTGCTTTTGTATCTGAAGATAGGAGAGGCGTAGGATTACTTCTTGAAGAGCCAATAGATTGGAATATTGGTTTTACTGCAATGCAAATTCAAAATAAATATATTAAAAATTTACTAGGAGGTTTAATAAAGTGGAGAAATGATAGGGAACTTGAAGAGCTAGCTAATTATTATATCAAAAAGTTTGAAATAAAATGTGTAAGTTCAAAACAAAATGTCCAGGAATTATCAGGAGGGAATCAACAAAAAGTGTGTCTTGCAAAGGCTTTTGCTTTAAACCCAAAGGTTCTTTTTGTTTCTGAACCGACAAGAGGAATTGATGTTGGTGCTAAAAAACTGGTTCTTGAAACAATTAAAGAATATAATAGAGAACATGGAACTACTATAGTTATAATTTCATCTGAGCTTGAAGAGCTAAGATCAATTTGTGACAGGATAGCAATTGTTGATGATGGAAGGGTTTCTGGAATATTACCATCCGATTCAAGCTTAGATGATTTTGGTTTATTAATGGTTGGACAAAAAGTTTAG
- a CDS encoding DUF3798 domain-containing protein — protein MKKFLVVLLVIFLVLFSFSCGKKAAKAKFHIGIVTGTVSQSEDDLRGAEALIALYGDADKGGMIKHITYPDNFTSEMETTISQIVALADDPLMKAIIVNQAVPGTTEAFRRIREKYPNRKILLFAGEPHEDPNVIESVADLAVNADNVARGYLIILAAKKMGADTFVHISFPRHMSYELLSRRRNIMQEACKDLGLKFAFETAPDPTTDVGVAGAQQYILEKVPQWLQKYGKKAAFFCTNDAHTEPLLKRIAELGGFFVEADLPSPLMGYPGALGIDLSKEAGNWPAILKKVEDAVIAAGGAKRMGTWAYSYGYTTTAGLGEFAKRIIEGVAKLENFKDLMDAYMKFTPGAEWNGSYYIDMATGEQKKNHVLLYQDTYVFGLGYLGMTKEVVPEKYFKIK, from the coding sequence ATGAAAAAATTTTTAGTAGTTTTACTTGTTATTTTTCTTGTTTTGTTTTCTTTTTCCTGTGGCAAAAAAGCTGCAAAAGCTAAATTTCACATTGGTATTGTAACAGGTACTGTATCTCAAAGTGAAGATGATCTTAGAGGTGCGGAAGCATTGATAGCTCTTTATGGTGATGCTGATAAAGGAGGAATGATCAAACATATTACTTACCCAGATAATTTTACTTCAGAAATGGAAACAACTATATCTCAAATAGTAGCTTTAGCAGATGATCCATTGATGAAAGCAATTATTGTAAATCAAGCTGTTCCAGGAACTACTGAAGCTTTTAGAAGAATTAGAGAAAAATATCCGAATAGAAAAATACTTTTGTTTGCTGGTGAACCACATGAAGATCCAAATGTTATTGAAAGTGTTGCTGATTTAGCAGTTAATGCTGATAATGTAGCAAGAGGCTATTTAATTATTTTAGCAGCAAAAAAAATGGGAGCAGACACTTTTGTTCATATTTCATTCCCAAGACATATGAGTTATGAACTTCTTTCAAGAAGAAGAAATATAATGCAAGAAGCTTGTAAAGATTTGGGATTAAAATTTGCTTTTGAAACAGCTCCAGATCCAACAACAGATGTAGGTGTTGCAGGAGCTCAACAATATATTTTAGAAAAAGTACCACAATGGTTACAGAAATATGGGAAAAAAGCTGCTTTCTTCTGTACAAATGATGCTCATACTGAACCATTGTTAAAGAGAATTGCTGAACTTGGGGGTTTCTTTGTTGAAGCAGATTTACCATCACCTTTAATGGGGTATCCTGGTGCTTTAGGAATAGATCTTTCTAAAGAAGCAGGAAATTGGCCAGCAATTCTAAAAAAAGTTGAAGATGCTGTAATTGCAGCAGGTGGAGCTAAAAGAATGGGTACATGGGCTTACTCTTATGGTTATACAACAACAGCAGGTTTAGGTGAATTTGCAAAAAGAATAATTGAAGGTGTTGCAAAACTTGAAAACTTTAAAGATTTAATGGATGCATATATGAAGTTTACTCCTGGTGCTGAATGGAATGGTTCATATTATATAGACATGGCTACTGGAGAACAGAAGAAGAACCATGTTTTATTATATCAAGACACTTATGTATTTGGTTTAGGTTATCTTGGTATGACAAAAGAAGTAGTTCCTGAAAAATATTTTAAAATTAAATAA
- a CDS encoding radical SAM protein, whose translation MTNNRILLFNPPVNDFSQYDLFSKPYGMLKLAKLLEILNIDFVFIDCLDKNLKYFNNRDLYIKGKTKEDGTGKFYKYEIELPEVLKVTGKKYFRFGLSNEDMTDLLYNNDEFGYIFVNINFSFHYNIIYEIVPILRKHSKNSKIYIGGLFSILYKGDIILNYGNLVNLIDGIAPENLNSFLIFLINNKLVNEKQLNNLNKYLENKKCLFSNCKNYNDINLDKVIFPLWEVYKKLNYGIIRTTVGCPFNCKYCASKIINREFYKIDINYLEDEINFFIRNRIYNIAFYDDALLFDKKHIVSLFHKIENIKNTNNFKNNIDDLNNYEKLSFYLPNAIHIKYFDDEIAYWFKKLNFKMIRFGFESINEESNLKRGYKFSRIDLDNLIFILERNKINKDFIKFYLLIGLPDQTIEEVRESVNYLTERGYKTYFAFYSPIKGTFYYDLILENYRKGKIKNNIEDFLWHNPAIFTFYNTDFNEDLVRKYKRMSREGKII comes from the coding sequence ATGACAAATAATAGAATATTGCTATTTAACCCACCAGTCAATGACTTTTCCCAATATGATTTATTCTCAAAACCATATGGGATGCTTAAATTAGCTAAATTACTTGAAATTTTGAATATAGATTTTGTTTTTATAGATTGTCTTGATAAAAACTTAAAATATTTTAATAATAGAGATTTGTATATAAAAGGGAAAACCAAAGAGGATGGGACTGGAAAGTTTTACAAATATGAAATAGAATTACCCGAAGTACTTAAGGTAACAGGGAAAAAATATTTTAGGTTTGGTTTATCTAATGAAGATATGACAGATTTATTATATAATAATGATGAGTTTGGTTATATTTTCGTTAATATTAATTTTTCTTTTCATTATAATATAATTTATGAAATTGTTCCAATTTTAAGAAAGCACTCTAAAAATTCTAAAATATATATAGGTGGTTTATTTTCAATTTTATATAAAGGTGATATAATATTAAATTATGGGAATTTAGTTAATTTAATTGATGGTATTGCTCCTGAAAATTTAAATTCTTTTTTAATTTTTCTTATTAATAATAAATTAGTTAATGAAAAACAATTAAATAATCTTAATAAATATTTAGAAAATAAAAAATGTTTATTTAGTAATTGCAAAAATTATAATGATATTAACCTTGACAAAGTTATTTTTCCATTATGGGAAGTTTATAAAAAATTAAATTATGGAATTATAAGAACAACTGTTGGTTGTCCATTTAATTGCAAATATTGTGCTTCAAAAATAATAAATAGAGAATTTTATAAAATTGATATAAATTATTTAGAAGATGAAATAAATTTTTTTATCAGAAATAGGATTTATAATATAGCTTTTTATGACGATGCTCTATTATTTGATAAAAAACATATAGTAAGTTTGTTTCATAAAATAGAAAATATAAAAAATACTAATAACTTTAAAAATAATATTGATGATTTGAATAATTATGAAAAACTTTCTTTTTATCTTCCAAATGCTATTCATATAAAATATTTTGACGATGAAATTGCATATTGGTTTAAAAAACTTAATTTTAAAATGATTAGATTTGGTTTTGAATCTATAAATGAAGAGTCAAATTTAAAAAGAGGTTATAAATTTAGTAGAATTGATTTAGATAATCTTATTTTTATTCTTGAAAGAAATAAAATTAATAAAGATTTTATTAAATTTTATTTACTTATAGGATTGCCAGACCAAACTATTGAAGAAGTAAGGGAATCAGTTAATTATTTAACAGAAAGAGGATATAAAACTTATTTTGCTTTTTATTCACCTATTAAAGGAACTTTTTATTATGATTTAATTTTAGAAAATTATAGAAAGGGTAAGATAAAAAATAATATTGAAGATTTTTTGTGGCATAATCCTGCTATTTTTACATTTTATAATACTGATTTTAATGAAGATTTAGTCAGAAAATATAAAAGGATGTCAAGAGAAGGAAAAATTATATAA
- a CDS encoding gamma carbonic anhydrase family protein yields MNVDNNKYYIKNIIEIDGKIPSINEYSLVLPGSFIIGDVKINDNVIILFNCILRGDLDSIFIDSFSNIQDGTIVHTDKDIKVKIGKFVTIGHNCTIHGSEIDDNVIIGMGSILLNNCKINKNTIIAAGSIVPQNIELEGGFIYAGNPVKKLKEISEKHLKYIEYAWKVYNDLLQKYKKIFI; encoded by the coding sequence GTGAATGTGGATAATAATAAATATTACATAAAAAACATTATTGAAATAGATGGTAAAATTCCTTCTATTAACGAATATAGTTTAGTTTTGCCAGGATCCTTTATAATTGGTGATGTTAAAATAAATGACAATGTAATCATTTTATTTAATTGTATTTTGAGAGGAGATTTAGATTCTATTTTTATTGATAGCTTTTCTAATATCCAAGATGGCACTATAGTTCATACGGATAAAGATATTAAAGTTAAAATTGGCAAGTTTGTTACTATTGGTCATAATTGTACAATACATGGGAGTGAGATCGATGATAATGTTATAATTGGGATGGGCTCTATTTTATTAAATAATTGTAAAATTAATAAAAATACTATAATTGCAGCAGGATCTATTGTTCCTCAAAACATTGAACTTGAGGGTGGCTTTATTTATGCTGGTAATCCTGTTAAAAAATTAAAAGAAATAAGTGAAAAGCATTTGAAATATATTGAATATGCTTGGAAAGTTTATAATGATCTTTTACAAAAATATAAAAAGATTTTTATTTAA
- a CDS encoding chemotaxis protein CheW, translating into MEKNIKNVSSISEIQDLAVDTNIIKKEKAFLKKQVLIFELAGKYFGIDIMDVKEILDTFRIRKLPNSNIYIEGLLNLRGEIIPIINLQKRLEIENITIEDLTKSVSEKLVDENKNNADTSVINSEKEDSKIKNRKNLINENNQYGNIIVCNMKEGLGGIIVEKIVKVTYLDENQYEEAPKLLRFVGDKFIKGFVKIDNQVIVTLDIDALFFS; encoded by the coding sequence ATGGAAAAAAATATTAAAAATGTATCAAGTATTAGTGAAATACAAGACCTTGCTGTTGATACAAATATAATTAAAAAAGAAAAAGCTTTTTTAAAAAAACAAGTTTTAATATTTGAACTTGCAGGAAAGTACTTTGGTATAGATATTATGGATGTAAAAGAGATACTTGATACATTTAGAATAAGAAAATTACCAAACTCAAATATTTATATTGAAGGGCTTTTGAATTTAAGAGGTGAAATTATTCCAATAATAAATTTACAAAAAAGACTTGAAATTGAGAATATTACTATAGAAGATTTAACTAAATCAGTTTCTGAAAAGTTAGTAGATGAAAATAAAAACAATGCAGATACATCTGTTATAAATAGTGAAAAAGAAGATTCTAAAATAAAAAATAGAAAAAATTTGATAAACGAAAATAATCAATATGGCAATATTATTGTTTGTAATATGAAAGAGGGCTTAGGTGGAATAATTGTAGAAAAAATCGTTAAAGTTACATATCTTGATGAAAATCAATATGAGGAAGCCCCAAAATTATTGAGGTTTGTAGGTGATAAGTTTATAAAAGGTTTTGTTAAAATTGATAATCAGGTAATAGTAACTCTCGATATAGATGCATTATTTTTTAGTTAA
- the secG gene encoding preprotein translocase subunit SecG, whose translation MVTLLLILFFVFAILLILSVLVQSQREGHLDMFGGGGNPFGVQSSSIFNRITTIIGIIFFIVVFLLSFSYNRMGKLQREKLKKIEAQEKAQENNSIIKANPNIEQKKENSNEGNTEQNNEQKNP comes from the coding sequence ATGGTAACACTTTTATTGATTCTATTTTTTGTATTTGCAATACTTCTGATTCTTTCAGTTCTTGTTCAATCTCAAAGAGAAGGACACTTAGATATGTTTGGAGGTGGTGGTAATCCTTTTGGAGTACAATCATCTTCTATATTTAATAGAATAACTACAATAATTGGTATAATATTTTTTATTGTTGTTTTTTTACTATCATTTTCATATAATAGAATGGGCAAATTACAAAGGGAAAAACTTAAAAAGATTGAAGCTCAAGAAAAAGCACAGGAAAATAACTCAATTATAAAAGCAAACCCAAATATAGAGCAAAAAAAAGAAAATTCAAACGAAGGTAATACTGAGCAAAATAATGAACAAAAAAATCCATAG
- the tpiA gene encoding triose-phosphate isomerase, with translation MKLIAGNWKMNLNKEESIELAEKILNEFKQYKNEILLCPPFINIPVVSNIIKNSQIKLGAQNMYYEDRGAFTGEISPKMLKDYGVTYVIIGHSERRHIFNEKDDLINKKVKKALFEGLIPILCVGELIEEREKNIHFEVVKNQVLQALEEVEISDPSKLVIAYEPVWAIGTGKNAEPKDAYQMHKFIREIIKDKYSEDFANEIRILYGGSVKPDNIDSFMIVSQIDGVLVGGASIIYEQFARILRFKGSGC, from the coding sequence ATGAAATTAATTGCTGGTAACTGGAAGATGAATTTAAATAAAGAGGAATCTATTGAACTTGCAGAAAAAATATTAAATGAATTCAAACAGTATAAAAATGAGATTTTACTTTGTCCACCATTTATTAATATACCAGTGGTATCAAATATTATTAAAAATTCTCAGATAAAATTAGGTGCTCAAAATATGTATTATGAAGATAGAGGAGCATTTACTGGTGAGATATCGCCTAAAATGCTTAAAGATTATGGTGTTACTTATGTTATTATAGGACATTCTGAAAGAAGACATATTTTTAATGAAAAAGATGATCTTATAAATAAGAAAGTAAAGAAAGCTTTGTTTGAAGGTTTAATTCCTATTTTATGTGTTGGAGAATTGATAGAAGAAAGAGAAAAAAATATTCATTTTGAAGTTGTTAAGAATCAAGTATTACAAGCTTTAGAAGAAGTTGAAATATCTGACCCATCAAAGCTTGTAATTGCTTATGAACCAGTTTGGGCTATTGGCACTGGTAAAAATGCTGAACCCAAAGATGCATATCAGATGCATAAATTTATAAGAGAAATTATTAAAGATAAATATAGTGAAGATTTTGCAAATGAAATAAGAATATTGTATGGAGGATCTGTTAAGCCTGATAACATAGACTCTTTTATGATTGTTTCACAAATAGATGGTGTATTAGTAGGGGGTGCATCAATTATTTATGAACAGTTTGCTAGAATCTTAAGATTTAAAGGTTCAGGCTGTTAA
- a CDS encoding phosphoglycerate kinase yields the protein MILNQKYFIENGEFFNKRVIVRVDYNVPTDKDNKVTDETRILKSLKTIEFLLKNNAKVILISHKGRPKEKSKKDSLEPIKDVLERLLKENNINYNKVIFIDDCIGDHVKEQINKMNNKDIAILENLRFYKEEEENDEEFAKKLASLADVYVSDAFGAIHRAHASITGIAKFIPFYYGYLIKEEVDSLNYVLHAKETPLVALIGGSKVSSKIDVLKSLINKVNVLIIGGAMAYTFLKAKGLEVGKSLVENDKLVFVNELFSVANQKNVEIILPCDHIVVDDVENFKKIVKTPGVEIPSNFIGVDIGPKTIKEFLKYLKKGKVIFWNGPVGIFERKEFAKGTMEIAKGIAKIKAFKVVGGGDSVAAVNQAKVEKGFSHISTGGGASLEYIEGKKLPGIEIFE from the coding sequence ATGATATTAAATCAAAAATACTTTATTGAAAATGGTGAATTTTTTAATAAAAGAGTTATAGTTAGAGTTGATTATAATGTTCCAACAGATAAAGATAATAAAGTTACAGATGAAACCAGAATTTTGAAATCATTAAAAACAATTGAATTTCTTCTTAAAAACAATGCTAAAGTTATATTAATTTCACATAAAGGAAGACCTAAAGAAAAAAGTAAAAAAGATTCACTTGAACCTATTAAAGATGTACTTGAAAGATTATTGAAAGAAAATAATATAAATTATAATAAAGTTATTTTTATTGATGATTGTATTGGTGATCATGTTAAAGAACAGATAAATAAGATGAACAATAAAGATATAGCTATTCTTGAGAATTTAAGATTTTATAAAGAAGAAGAAGAAAATGATGAAGAATTTGCTAAAAAGTTAGCATCACTTGCTGATGTTTATGTTTCAGATGCTTTCGGTGCTATCCATCGAGCTCATGCTTCAATAACAGGTATAGCTAAATTTATTCCTTTTTATTATGGTTATTTAATCAAGGAAGAAGTTGATAGCTTAAATTATGTTCTTCATGCAAAAGAGACCCCTCTAGTTGCTCTAATTGGAGGTTCGAAAGTATCATCTAAAATAGATGTCTTAAAAAGTTTAATAAATAAAGTAAATGTTTTAATTATTGGTGGGGCTATGGCTTATACTTTCTTAAAAGCTAAAGGTTTAGAAGTAGGAAAATCTCTTGTTGAAAATGATAAACTTGTGTTTGTAAATGAACTATTTTCTGTAGCTAATCAAAAAAATGTAGAAATTATTTTACCATGTGATCATATAGTAGTTGATGATGTTGAAAACTTTAAGAAAATTGTGAAAACTCCAGGTGTTGAAATTCCATCTAACTTTATTGGAGTTGATATTGGTCCAAAAACAATTAAAGAGTTTTTGAAATATTTGAAAAAAGGTAAAGTCATTTTTTGGAATGGACCTGTAGGTATTTTTGAGAGAAAAGAATTTGCTAAGGGAACTATGGAAATAGCAAAAGGCATAGCGAAAATAAAAGCATTTAAAGTGGTAGGAGGTGGGGATTCTGTTGCTGCTGTAAATCAAGCTAAAGTTGAAAAAGGGTTTTCTCACATATCAACAGGTGGAGGAGCTTCTCTTGAATATATTGAAGGTAAAAAATTACCTGGGATTGAAATTTTTGAGTAA
- the gap gene encoding type I glyceraldehyde-3-phosphate dehydrogenase, with translation MSKLAINGFGRIGRLVFRIMIEKGGFDIGLINDLTDTKTLAHLLKYDSVHGRFKGEVSYDDNNIIVNGKKIRVTAEKDPENLPYKDLGIKYVIESTGVWTKSTELEKHIKAGAEKVILTAPAKDDVKTIVVGVNDKDILPTDKILSNASCTTNCIAPIVKILDEAFGIEQGWLNTIHAYTNDQRVLDLPHKDLRRARTAAANIIPTSTGAAKAVALVYPKMKGKLDGVATRVPVTDGSASDFVFITNSEVTKEKINETIKKAAEGAYKGIVYYTEDPIVSSDIVGTTYSCIFDAEQTKVMGKMVRILAWYDNEFGYSNRVVDLAQNFFK, from the coding sequence ATGTCAAAATTAGCTATAAATGGTTTTGGAAGAATAGGAAGATTGGTTTTTAGAATAATGATAGAAAAAGGAGGTTTTGATATAGGTTTAATTAATGATTTAACAGATACAAAAACATTAGCTCACTTACTAAAGTATGACTCTGTTCATGGAAGATTTAAAGGTGAAGTTTCTTATGATGACAATAATATTATTGTTAATGGTAAAAAAATCAGAGTTACTGCTGAAAAAGATCCAGAGAATTTACCATATAAAGATTTAGGAATAAAATATGTTATTGAGTCTACTGGTGTTTGGACTAAATCAACTGAACTTGAAAAGCATATAAAAGCTGGAGCTGAGAAAGTTATTTTAACTGCTCCTGCTAAAGATGATGTTAAAACTATAGTAGTTGGTGTAAATGATAAAGATATTTTGCCTACTGATAAAATATTGTCAAATGCATCATGTACTACTAATTGTATAGCACCTATTGTTAAAATCCTTGATGAAGCATTTGGAATTGAACAGGGATGGTTGAATACTATTCATGCTTATACAAATGATCAAAGAGTTTTAGATCTTCCTCATAAAGATTTAAGGAGAGCAAGAACTGCAGCTGCAAATATTATTCCAACCTCAACTGGTGCTGCTAAAGCAGTTGCTCTAGTATATCCTAAAATGAAAGGTAAGCTTGATGGAGTAGCTACAAGAGTACCTGTAACAGATGGTTCTGCATCAGATTTTGTTTTTATAACAAATTCTGAAGTTACAAAAGAGAAAATTAACGAAACTATTAAAAAAGCAGCGGAAGGGGCTTATAAAGGTATAGTTTACTATACAGAAGATCCTATAGTATCATCAGATATTGTTGGTACAACCTATTCTTGTATATTTGATGCAGAACAGACTAAAGTTATGGGAAAAATGGTTAGAATTTTAGCATGGTATGATAATGAATTTGGTTATTCAAACAGAGTAGTTGATCTTGCTCAAAACTTTTTTAAATAA